DNA from Canis lupus baileyi chromosome 6, mCanLup2.hap1, whole genome shotgun sequence:
AGTCAATAGTAATTTCCCCCAGAAGGATAAGCCTTTTCTTCTGTCTGATAATTAGAGTAAGACGCTTCATTCCAATTAGGAGTTGAACTGGGCCTGGGTTGTATTGCAACTTTAATTAGTTTTAGGTTACCTCTGGTTCCAAATGCTTTAAATGTCTTGTATCTTTACaggtttcccccccccccccagctttaGGATAAACACCATGGAACTAAGAACTCTCACTCTGATTTAGAGCCTAACCCCCAGCCTCCTGTGTCATTAGGCTCTTAGCAAAAATCCTAAGGGAGAGGATTATCAGGTGTGAAGGTCCTTTTTATACGGAGTTTCAACTGATACCAATTTGCTGTGCCAGTGCAGACAGTCATTAACAGCTGTCTTGGTATCTCCTTGCCCCAGTAGAGGACCCAGTAGAGGATCAACCAGGTGTGATCATCTTCCCGTGAGGTCAAAGACTCAGGGGAAGAAACATGCCCAGGGAGGGAAATGACAGCTGGGCTCTATCACCTAGGAGGAGCTCTGCCCTCCCTGAGATTTATCTCCTTTAGATATTGTGACCATAGCTCTCCactagtttttaaaacatatgatGTTTACATTTATCCTTTCTTCTCTAGTTGTTACAGTGGGAAAGACAGTCCATCACCATATAGTCTATGTCCTAACTGGAAGTGGAACTCCCACAGAACATTGTAAACATACCAGATTTCTTTTAATGCTGTATTTGCTAATGAACTTCTAACTTTGTATAACCCAAGTTCAATTTTTCTGAGTATATgccacagaatatttttaaaagtcatgctAAGAAATATTCTATGGGCCCTCTACAAGAGACATCTTGTAAAGAATTTaatatataggggatccctgggtggcgcagcggtttggcgtgtgcctttggcccagggcacgatcctggagacccgggatcgaatcccacatcaggctcccggtgcatggagcctgcttctccctctgcctatgtctctgcctctctctctctctctctctgtgactatcataaataaataaaaattttaaaaaaaagaatttaatatataACAATTTACTATCATACACATTGCATCATTTGTTCCTTATATTAATTCCATAAAGCAGCCAAAGCAAGAATTATACAGTGAAGAAAACAGTTACTGACAGCAAAGTGGAGAAATATAACTTCCCACTGCAATTACAATAAAATGCAAAGGCTCTTCTAGGACTTCATGGCCCAGCATATTCTGTCCTCAAACTGCTTCTGCAGTCACACCTTATAACACTCTCCCTGGCATTAGCACTAGACATGCTAATCTTTTCTCAGTTTCTCTAAAAATCCAAGCTGTTTCTTCCCTCAAGAAATTTTCCCTTACTGATTTTTCTGCCTGGAACTTTCTCCTACTATTCCCATGCCAAGATGCTTCTCATCATTCAGCTCCCAAGGTAAATGTCATCTCCTCGGGGGATCTTTTTCTAGCCATCCTAAATTAGCATTCCTCCAGTTATCCATCATCTCagctttctgcatttttttcttctcatccaTCAACAACTTACACTTCCTCTACTAACTTACTTCATTTTGGGGGGAATGATTTTCCCCAGTAGAATATAGAGGAACCATGTCTGTCTCATTTACTCAGTATCTGGCCAATAACAGGAACTcagaaatatttgcagaatgaatgacTAGTGACAGTGGAGCCAGAATATAAATTCAAACCTTTTCAATCCTGTCCAGATGCTTTCTCTACAGTAATCTTTCTTAATTTCAAAAGCCCCCTCAGGTATTAGTGTATCTGTGTATAGCTATACATATCCAGAGAAGAAATATAATGTCATGATTTTGAGAAAAACTGTGAAGCCGGCTGGGCCAGGTTTCAATGTGGGCTCTGACACTTTCTGGATCTATGACCTTCAGTGCAAGCTACTGAACCTCTGTTCCCCACtgcctaatctgtaaaatgggaatattaaacatatatatgcCCTGGAGTTATTATAAGGATTGAGTTAATATATGTGAAAtgcatggcacatagtaaacCCATGTGTTAACTGATgactataatttaatttttttagcatgACCATAACTAGATTTAGAGTTAGGCTATAGTGTGGTGCTAAAATATCATAGGGGCGCTAAAATATCACTAGAAATATGATTAacataaataaaactgaatttattaAAACTCCTCTCTGACCCAACCCCATTCCCGAGCCTTGTTTCCTCAACTCCCTTAGGCCACAAATGGCCATCTGACACATTTCCAGCCAAAGTCACAACAGAAAAATTCTTTCCCATAGTTTCAGAGAGATCTTTTGTTATCCTGAAACTTTTGTTATCCTAATCTTTTGTTatcactttcttttcctctttctcccttcttggAATGTAGACGAGATGGATGCTTCAGCAGCCACTTCGCAATGAtgagagaaaagccaagaaaactGCAGTGATCAGCCTTGACGTTATTGAATCTCAGAAATAACATCAGATGCTGTCTATCTCTGGACTTCTAGAAATGtgagaacaaattttaaaaacaattctaatctttgttgtcattattattacttgCAGCCCAGATGATTCCCAAATGATATTAACTGGAAGGAGTACTTTAATAACTCATTTAGAGTAGGTGAGATTAGACACCTTCTCCACTCCACTAAGGGAATTATTCAAGTGAGAATACACAGTCAGCCTCATAAAAGAAGGTGTTTCTAATGTAATCTTCAATTTTAAGAGCTACCAAATTATGCACCTAATCTCATGTCTTGGTCTGGACTTGATCAGTATACTATAAGGTTAAACATCCTTCTTGCTGAAGATATCCCTGTCTAAATATACAGGGAATGACTATATTCATGTTGTTTTCAAGTCAAATACATTCCAAGGGTATTAGGAAGAATACACACAAATCAAAATTTCCCACCTCCTCTTTCTGAAAGAAGAGAAGGATTGAATTTTCCATTGTCATTGTCTTTGAATGATGCCAATAGCAGCACAACATGGCCATCTAGAGAAATCATCTTGGATCCTGACCTCAAGTGAGCTTTTGCAGCAAGGCTCTTGCAAGTGAAACTGCTCACTTTGTGGGACAGACCCTAGGCACAGTCTCAGTAATGCAGCTGTTTACCCTCTGAGCTCCCTCAGGAGGCCATTTagataaagaaagaagacaaatccCTTGTTTTTATGCTCAGGCTTCTCAGAAATCTTTGGATTGTAACATGCTTATAAACAAGCTCAACTTGGATGTTTTGCAAAAAGCACTTGAAATGCAATGATGATAAAGGGAAGCTATAGTTTCAGAGTAATAGAAGCAAGAACACAGAGCAGGTTCCCGCTCTCTTTCTCAGGCTCAGTGACTTTCATTATCACCTGGCATCCTTCATTCTCCTCCTACAATCCTGGTTTTCTGTTCCTCTCCTGGCCCGCCTCACCCCTCTTTGGGAAACAAGGAGAAAGCTAAGGAAACTATTCCAACAAAAGGTAAACAGGTCTGCCTGAACCTCTTTGttgatatttcagaaaaaaaatatcaaaaaatatgtTTGTAGATTAGGTGGAGCCTTAAAACAGCAAACAAatctcagtcactcatcaggggATATTTGAAATGGTTTTGAAAGCTGGAATTTTTTCTAATTAACTGAAGTTCCTATCAGCTATTAAATTCTTATGCATGTATATATCACCTCTAAGTAAAAACACTGGGCTAAGAAGAGGAAAAGCTGCAACCTGGAAAGAACGTCCCACCATTAAACATGAACCCCATGAATTaacaaaggcagaggctcaaatgGGATAAGCTCTTCTTCAGTAAAGAATGacagaatggtttttttttttttggggggggggaacagcatgtttttctgtatttgtagCTATAAAAGAAGTCAACTCCACATGCTTGACCTTGAAACTAATTTATACCATGTTCTGTCTACTGCTTTATCAAGGCCACTAAACCACACTACTTACATGGGGAATATAAACATACACTtgacaaaatcaaaatataatgtttcttaaatttcccCTACATTGGTTGAGGGAAGGGGGAACTAGAGAGTGACTGCTAAGGGGTATGGTGTTTCTTTGTGGCATGATGAAAACGCTCTGGAAGTAGTAGTGATGGTATCACAACTTTGTGACTATACTagaaccactgaactgtatatttttttgaactatatactttaaaagagtATATaatctttacttttaaaagagtaaattttacattatatgaACTTCGCATCAATAACCAAATTACATgagaaaatttactttttaaaattttgataattaaaaGTGCTTTGACACAGACAACACCAAATCTTGGTATGTGGAGCAAGAATTTTCATTCACTGCTggtaaaaattcaaaaaagaacagttgctttggaagacagtttggcaatttcttagaAAACTACATGTACTCTTAACCATACAATACAGCAATCACTCTCCTCATATTTAGCCAAAGCAATTGAAAACTTACATCTACACAAAAACCCGCATGTGGATatctatagcagctttatttataattgccaaaacttggaaacaatgCAGATGTTCcttagtaggtgaatggataaatgtggTACATCccaataatggaatattattcagtactaaaaagaaatgaggtatcaAATCATGAAAAGACATAGGTGAACCTTCAATGTATAATCATAAGTGGAAGAAGAcaatctgaaaaagctacatACCACATAATTCCAacaatatgacattctggaagaggcaaaattatggagacagtaaaaagatcagtggttgtcaaggaggagttgggaggaggaggaggagggatgaaCACATGGAGCAGAGGATATTGAatgcagtgaaaatattctgtatgatactttAATGATGAATACaggtcattacacatttgtccaaacccacagaatacaCAATACCAATAATGAACTCTATTGTAAACTATCGACTTTTGGTTGATTACAATGGGCCAGTGTAGGGTCATCAACGTAACAAATGCACCACTCTATAGGGGATGTTAGTAAtaggggaggctgtgcatgtgtgggtcAGGAGGTATATGGGAAGTCTCTGGCTCTTCCCCTTAATTTTGCTTTGAACCTAAAactgcacttaaaaaaatcttttagtaaCAAACTATAGAATGATCCCTGAAagtatagtcttttaaaaaaaaccacttagggatttcaaataagttttaagaaatcaaaaaagatttaaatttccAAGAAGGGCTGTGGATAGAAAGACACTCCTATGGAAAGCTATTGGCtgctttaaagaaagaataacagTTACAGGAGTATTTCCTGCAAAAGGGGCCTATCTTTGGgcagcctgccctgggcctctACAATGCCATGTGCAGACCATAAAGTcagccacagaaaagaaaatgttattaagaaaaacaaggaagagaaaatgcatttccaGGATTGTACTGTATTTATGTATACGTTTGAGCAGGGCTAGACTGATCTGGAGGCCTGGAATATGGAAGTGGAATATCTCTCGCTTGAGATTGAAATCTACAACACAAGGATGGGtatcaggaaacaaaacaaacaaacaaacaaacccaacaaCAACTAACAACTTcatgatatttcaaaatatatatatgttttctaaaAAGACTGAGCCAGAGACAAGTAGTGAAAACTAAAGTTCCTAGGATATGCAGACTTTGTTCAGGAATTATATTAGACTTATGTTGCAACTGGAATTTTAAGCCAAGTTTACCTGGACCATAAGTGCAAGGTACTTGTTCTTGACATGTAGATGTTAATGAGAACTAAGTGATATGCATTAAAACCTGAAAGTGAtctaagataaatataaaaaggaaccaaagaaCTTAGACTACAGTTTACATGACAAAATGGGTCATATATTGTTCGCcagtataatttaaatatattaagtgacatggtaaatgttttcatatggaagaaaagaaaaagtaaagatgaaATCACTGTCTCTGCATTGGTCAAGATCACGGATGCCAACATGGATATCGTCTACGAGGATGTGGTCACCAAAATGCAGCAGGAGGTCACTGTTCAGCAAATAATGTCTCAGATTGCTAATGTGAAAAAAGATATGATTATTTTGGAGAAGAGCGAATTTTCAGCCCTCAGAGcagaaaatgagaagataaacGTGGAACTACATCgattaaaacaacaaataatggATGAAGTGATCAAAGTCCGAACAGATACCAAGTTAGATTTCAATCTAGAAAAGAGCAGAGTGAAGGAATTGTACTCGTTGAATGAAAGGAAGCTGCTGGAAATGAGGACAGAAATGATGGCATTGCATGCCCAGCAAGATCGGGCTGTCACCCAGACAGACAGGAAGATAGACACTGAGGTTGCTGGCCTCAAAACCATGCTGGAGTCACACAAGCTTgataacattaaatatttagcaGGGTCTGTATTCACGTGCCTAACAGTAGCTCTGGGATTTTACTGCCTGTGGATATAATAAagtgtcttttttaaagagaagaaaaaaaaatcacaggaaggagaaggaaaaaaggaaagaaggacggaaggaaggaatgaagcaAACTTctaaaaagggatgcctgggtggttcagtggttgagtgtctgtctttggctcatgtcctcaacccggggtcccgggatcaagtcccgcatcaggctccctgctcagcggggagcctgcttctccctctgcctatgtctctgcctctctctatatgtctctcatgaataaataaataaaatcttacaaaaaaaaaaaagaataacagttACAGATGTGAATAGTCTTGTTTGACTAATAATCCTCTAAACAGGTGACAGGCTAAAATGTCTGTTTTTAAGGCAAAGGAAATCACCAAGTATGAAtgttttatgttctattttaaaaCCAATATACAATTTATGAGTTTGATGTAGACATTGATTTTGATGAAGCTCAGTCAATCCCACAAGTGACTTATCACATTATCCtcaaagagaagttaaaattATTAGTGAAAAACGAGTTTGGTAATACCTAATCATTGCTTAGAAGCTCATATTTATTATTCAATTATGAGATacccaggagaaaaaaatctataaaaaagtaTGTAAGCAAAAAGCAACTTTCCCTCGCTCTTTAATAGAATTCCATACTGTATCTATTCAGTGATACATGTCATTAGAAGAGTCTTGGCAATCTATGTTTTGTGCTTCTAAAATTACTCTTCTCCAAGAAATCTagataaataatttcttaaagattGTCTTTTTAGTTCAAAAGTAAGTTATACATTCTCTCTATTGATCAGTAATCGATTATTACCAAATTTCagtgtatatttttattctgtggTTTTGAAAGGCTTGCCATGGCCAGTATTACTATGTGTAACTTTCAAAGTAACTCACGAGATGAGTCCACCAATTTGGTGTCATCCcaaagtctgcctctgtggtgcTGTGATGATTTGCTGGAATGCAACCATGTAAcctctttccctccacctctctgGTCTCTATTTATTGTTATTACCTAGTCATTAAATGGTCAGCCACAAAATGTGAAAATGCTATTATTGCATCCTAaactatttttcaatttcttttgtctATTGTCCTTCTTCAGGTCCAAAAATTCAACAGTAGGACAGAATCACAAACAAGATCAAAGGGATAATCAGGCAGTGGCTCTGCCTGGAACCCCACACAGTCATTCTCACATGGATTGTCATTCTCATGTGTATGGGTTTTAAACAGCTCTATAGTCCATCCTGTTAAGGTTTTCCTCTGGCCTTTTTCCTCATGAGGCAATAGCATCAGCTCATCTTTAAACTATTCAGTAAAAATCCAAGGTGAAATATAAACCCAACTTATTAAATTTTGGCAGGAATGAGTTGGCCATTTGGATGAATAACTATCCCTTGGTTCTCTTCTTTCACAATACATTTTCCATGCTCAGACTTATTCCATGATGGTTTTAGTTCTATGGGATCCCCTTGAGCAATAATGGTTTTATgttccatttgttttcattggCTAACTTTAAGATGGTTGCTCCTAACTTCTGTACAAACAACTTTAAATTGGAAAGCCATAAGTAGTGTTTCCAATGAAACAGAGGATCCTAGAACTAGGGTGCTGAGAGGAAATTTGAGAAATTCccaaaaaatcacattttacagatgagaaaaatgaagctcagagaaattaagtaactcaTCCAAGAGCACACAGCTAACTACTGAGGACTAGAACTACAAATTTAATCTCCTGATATCTAATTCTATGTTTGTTTCCCCCTAGTCACCAGTCTCCTGATCCAATTACATTTTACATTCGTCACTCactcactaaaaaaaaacaaaaacaaaccaaaaaaaacaaaacaaaaagcttcatACTTCTACATTAGAgattattctctctttttcccttaatgtatttcttaaaatgcaaatgataatCAAGTGGatcatatttttatcataaaatacaTTGGAAATTCTGTCACTAGTCAAAGTTTTCATTAATGAACAAAAAGAGTTCTATGCAAGAGTGCCccacaagataaaaaaaaaaattcttaatataaAATCCTCTAAAAATCTGAAAGTAAACTAATAAAACTGGCAAGTGGAACATAACACACCATATACACTGGctataaaatacaaataccacACATTAAAAACAATTGTGATATATTTGACCTAAAAGGAATATATTAGCACTATTAAACATTAATCATATCCTTAATTTATCCATTGGCTGGTGTATTAGAATGTATTAGAATTTCTTAAAACAATGTTAATAATTCATGCTTTTTATTTGAAACCATTCAAGGAAGTAGAAGCTGAATTCCATTTTATCCAATTTTCCTTGTGGCATGTGGAGACATTTCCCAAGTATTACAGCCAAGTTAagataataaattctaaaatcacatttttattattgttgctacTGGTAATTACCATCATCATTATCCagctaaagttattttttttcttttttttaaatttttttttaattatttatgatagtcacacagagagagagggagaggcagagacacaggcagagggagaagcaggctccatgcactgggagcccgacgtgggattcgatcccagatctccaggatcgcgccttgggccaaaggcaggcgccaaaccactgcaccacccagggatcccggtattttattttcaattggtTCTCTACCTCATCCTCTCCAATTTAGTCATTATATTGTTCATCATCAGATAAGTTCCTTCAGTAAACCACTAAGAGCCAACAGTCATAGCACTTTACATGTTCTAAAAATGCCATAAAAACAACTGTCAGAATTAAGGTCCTCAAAGTCTCGCTCACAAAATGACAGGGAAAAGCACCAACCAGTACCCTGAATGCCCATGTTAATGtgaactttgggaaaaaaagagctCAAAGTTTCAtccaaagaaaatcaaataactaATTTCATAATGGTTAACACCTCATGTGGTAGGGGCTCTTGTTACCTATGCCTCTGAAGCTCCACCACATTCAAGATGAATGGCTTTAGTACTTCGTACTTCAGTACCTAATCTCTAAGCAGCAGACAGGCAACTATAAATCCCCGATCAATAGTTTATGTCATGGGAAATGGAGAGTAATTTCTTTTCTATCATCTTAGaggaagcttttttcttttcctacgaGTAACCCAACCACGAAGTGTTCCTTCTAAGGCTCTCTATCCATTCCTTTCCAGTAACCTTATCTTCTTTCTTTACCAATAGCTGGGATTAATTATGATGATCAGTAATTTCCTGAAATAGACTCTGTTGTGCACAAAACTGGTGAGCTTTTGtccttttaaggaagaaatacaaacaacacAAAAGATTTAGGTTTtgcatttcattgtatttactttcatttatttaaaaaagaagttgacACTTTGGATTTTGATGAATGGGCAAGaattctcatttttactttcattttccaTGTAAAAGTTCCTTCTTTAAAGCAAAAAGTACCAGATTCTGCTTAATAGAATATCTGCATTTCAgtagattaaaaaatgaaattctaccAAGGTTCCTGTCAGCC
Protein-coding regions in this window:
- the LOC140634636 gene encoding mitochondrial calcium uniporter regulator 1-like; protein product: MVNVFIWKKRKSKDEITVSALVKITDANMDIVYEDVVTKMQQEVTVQQIMSQIANVKKDMIILEKSEFSALRAENEKINVELHRLKQQIMDEVIKVRTDTKLDFNLEKSRVKELYSLNERKLLEMRTEMMALHAQQDRAVTQTDRKIDTEVAGLKTMLESHKLDNIKYLAGSVFTCLTVALGFYCLWI